The DNA window CAGCACAACCTTGGCGTTGCCGTAACGCTCGGCGGATTTCTTGGCGAGCAGCTTTTGGCACGTGATGACGAGTTCAGCAGGAGTTTCCGGGCGCAATTTCGAGATGGGTACGGGATCCCAATTCACCACATGAAGCAACGTCGAGGCCAGCGTGCGATTGACAAATGCGACTTCGCCGGTGAGAATCTCATAAAGCACGGCTCCCAGCGAGAACAGATCGCTCGATTCTCCCACCTCCTGCCCCAAAATATATTCGGGCGACATGTAGGCGGGCGTGCCAATGGTCAACGGGCTGACATCCGCCAGCTCGTGCGCGGAACCAAGATCGCCCAGCTTCACCGCGCCGCTCATGGATAAGAAGATATTCTGCGGCTTGATGTCGCGATGCAAAACCTTGCTGCGATGCACCGCAGCAATGGCGCGCGCCAATTCTTTGGCGATGTAGATGCACAAATCAATCGGCAGTTTTTTGTGCTGCTTGATCAGCTCGGCGAGCGTGGGGCCTTCGACATATTCCAGAACGATGTAGGGTTGATCGGCGAGCGTGCCTGTATGCAGCGTGCGGCGCAGGTTGGGATGATTGAGTTGCGCGCTAATCCGGCTTTCCTGCATGAATTGCGCCCGCCAGTGTTCCTTGATCGCCGCCTCCGCCTGCAGCAATTTGATCAAGACGACTTGATTGCGACGGGTATCGAACGCTTTAAAGACTGTGGTTACCGGCCCGTTTTTCAGCTCGGCAAAAATTTGGTAACCATCAATTCTGTCCATATTGCCACTGTTTCTGTTTGTATTGAATCCAGCGTCGCGATACCCCCAGCCGCTGCGCGGCGTGCGTGACATTGCCGCCCGTTTCCTGCAACGTTTGCTCGACCAGCTTGCGCACGAGCTGCTCCACCGTCATGTTGGAGGCAAGCGCAAGATGGCCGTTGGTCTCGGCCAGGCGCAAATCTTCCACGCCGATCAATGCGCCCTTGGCGTGCACCACGGCGCGCTCGACGGTGTTGCGCAATTCACGGATGTTTCCCGGCCAGTGATAGCGCGTCAAGCGATCCAGCGCCGCTGAGGAAAAGCCGTGAATGTTCTTGCGGTATTTTTCGGTGAACAATTGCAGAAAATGCTGCACCAACAGCGGAATATCTTCGGCGCGCTCGCGCAACGCCGGCAAATAGATATTCATGACGTTCAAGCGATAATACAAATCCTCGCGAAACGAGCCGTCTTTGATTTTTTCCTGAAGATTTTTGTTGGTGGCGGTGATGATGCGGACGTCGACCTTGCGCACGTGATTCTCGCCGACGCGCTTGATTTCGCCTTCCTGCAAAACGCGCAAAAGCTGCGTTTGCAGCGTGAGCGAGATATCGCCGATTTCGTCGAGAAAAAACGTGCCGCAATCTGCCGTCTCGAACAAGCCTTTTTTATCGCTGATGGCGCCGGTAAACGCGCCCTTCTTGTGCCCGAACAGTTCGCTTTCGAGCAACGATTCCGGCAGCGCGCCGCAAAACAGGGCGACAAACGTTTTCTCGCGCCGCGCGCCGTGATGGTGCAGCGCGCGCGCGACCAATTCCTTGCCCGTGCCGCTTTCCCCTTGAATCAACACCGGCGCATCGGAATCCAGCAGGCTGTTGATGGTGTCAAAAATCTGCTTCATCTTGTGGCTTTCGCCGATGATGCCGGCAAAGCCGCTGACGCGCTGCACTTCTTTGCGCAACTGGCGGTTTTCTTCCTGAAGCTGCTGGTAAAGCTGGGCATTTTCGATGGCAATGGCGGCCTGATTGGCAAACGTCATCAAGAAGGGAATGCTGGTTTGCGTGAAGCCGCTGCGATGGTTGATGCTGTCGAGATAGAGCGCGCCGATGCGCCGTTCCTTGATTTTCAACGGCACGCAGGCAATCGAGCGAATCTGATACATGACGATGCTGTGCATGTCTTCGAATGCGCCCTCGCTCTCGGTGTCGTAAATCAACACCGCTTCGCCGGTTTGCAACACCTGGCGCACCACGCTGCTGGAGATGCGCGCCACGTCTTGAATTTTCTCTTCCGTGATGTTGCGCGCAATACGCACCTTCAGGGTGCCGGTTTCGTTGTTCAATAAAATAAATCCGCGCTCGGCGCCCACCGTCTCGACCGCGATATCCATGATCTTTTCGAGCAAAACGTCGAACTCTTGCAGCGTATTGATAACCGTGCTGATGCGCGACAGGGCGTCAAGAAGGGCGTCGCCGTTGTGACGTTCTTCGTTTTCCATAATCTCAAACAAGCGCTGTATGATTGCAAACCTGGGGATCAAATGAAAAAAGCGCAAGCTCATCTGCCCTCAACATCGAGAGCCACGTGATTGCGCCTTCGGGCTGTAGGCTTTGCTCCCGCTCGACGAGGCAGGCAAATAACGCGTCTGCATACCGTTGAAACTTTTCAATCAGCATGAACAAGGCGGCGTTACCGATTCATCAATCAATAAATGAAGTCCTCAAGCCTTTTCTGGTCATACTTTTATACCGTCAGTACAGGAAAATCGCTGAAAATTCCTGCCGGCATAAAATTACGGTTCCGTCACAAACTCAGGCGGGTTCCCACCGGCGTTTCACCGCCGGCAGCAAGGCGAATTTGAGAGGCATGGCATAAAATGACGGCTTGCGCTCCGGCTTGCAAAGCGGCGAAGGACTCGTCCAACTTGGGAATCATGCCCTGAGAGATGATACCGGCTTTGCGCAGTTCATGATAGCGGGCAAGCGTCAGGCGGGGAATAACGCTGTCTTCTTGGGTGGACGCCAAAACCCCCTTTTTGTCGAAGCAATAAATCAAACTCGTTTTAAAATGCAGTAACAATGCGCCGGCCAGCGCCGCGGCAATGGCATCGGCGTTGGTGTTGAGCATCATGCCTTGGCCGTCGTGCGTCAGCGGCGCAAAAACCGGAGAAATGCCAGCATGCAAAAACGACATAATCGTCGCCGTGTTGACGCGCGCAATATCGCCGACAAAGCCGTAATCGAGCGTTGGGTGTTGCCGCTTCTTCGCAGATATGACGTCCGCATCAGCGCCGGTTAAACCCAGGGCATTGCAACCCCGGCTTTGCAGGCCGCTGACAATACTTTTGTTGATCAAACCGGCGTACACCATGGTTACAACCTTGAGTGTTTCCGCATCCGTAATGCGCCGGCCTTCCACCATTTTGGTTTCAATGCCGAGAGTCCTGGCAAGGTCTGTGGCGAGTTTGCCACCACCGTGTACTAAAATTTTCTTGCCCTCAATTTGCGCAAAATCGTCGAGAAAGGCGGCGTAGGCCCCGGGTTGATCGATAACGTTTCCACCGATTTTGATGATGAAGAGTTTTTCCATGGAGGGAAGAGCCGGCTTATATTGTTTCTTGGAACTCTTGCAGACATTAAATTCAGATGGGATGCGCGGATTCGATAACAGGCATGCTCGCGCCAACGAGCTCCGTAATTTCAAAAACTTTTACAATTTTGGGCTTGCTGACAAACTCGTTTACGACCAAAGCCTCCACAACAACAGCATAATCTGGCGAAGAGATATGCTTCAACGTTTCCTTGAGAAACGGCCAAGTCATCGCTCGAATTGCAGCGTTTGTTCCATAAGCATGGCAGCCCGCCAGGAGTATGATTCGATTATTATCATGAAACGGGTTGGGAATACTGATAATAATGCCATAGTCTTTGATGATCGTTTGATTAATGGCTAGCGGCGTGCTGCGCACATTATCTTTGTCGACCAGACTATGCCCATCAAAGCGTACCGGTAGATGAACACGTTCAAACAAGAGCTTGGTTATATCGTTGTGGCGTGGCCCTCCCACAAGCAGCAGCGGCCCGCCGATTTTGGAAAAGGGAAATTTACCGGAAGGATAGTGATCAAACTCAATGTTTTTGTAGACTTTTTTGAACTGAGCCAAAAGATCAGATAAAGCCGTAAACTCCGCAGATGGTACTGCCGTGTAAATCTTATGCTCGGAGGTTACAAGCGCTGTTGTGATAAAAGAGAATTTTTCATCATCCTGGATTAGATTATTCCAAATTTTTCGAATGGGGCGGTTGAGCCTGAAATATCGAATAACAATTGTAGCAAGAATGCTAAGCGCGGCTCCGAGCAGGCTGGAGATAATATTGATGATGATATCTTTCTGCAAAAGCGCCAGTTCCATGATGATTTCCCCGTAACAAAAAAAATAAATAAAACCCTCTACCTTAAAAAGTAGGTATTTCATCTTATCATTTATTTCATCGGATTGGCTTTTTCCAGTGCGTGCGGCCGTACTGGTGCTTCACAGAATTCCTGCTGAATGACAGGGTTATAAGTGATTTCATCAAACCATCTAATAAGTCATCCCGAAGGGCGCTGGTGAAGCATTTGCGACCCTGCCAGTAATTCAAAAAATTCCAACGGAATGACAGTTTGAGAGTGCTGCGTCATTTTGACGTTGTCGTATTCAGCGCCTAGCCCTTCACACTTCCCAACGTCAGCCCCGAAATCAGCCAGCGGCTGAGGATGAGAAACAGCGTTACCACGGGAATGCACACCATCACCGCGCCGGCGGCGTAAAGTCCCCACTGCGTTTCAAAATTCGACTGAAATTGCTTCAAGCCGATGGGCAGGGTGTAGAGCGCTTTATCATTGATGATCACGGCGGCGACGAGATACTCGCTCCACGCCGTCATGAAACTGAACAGCGCGGTGATCACCAATGCCGGCGCCGCCAGCGGCAGCACGATTTGATAAAACGTGCGGAATTGGCTGCAACCGTCAATGCGCGCGGCTTCTTCCAAACTGT is part of the Cytophagia bacterium CHB2 genome and encodes:
- a CDS encoding serine/threonine protein kinase, coding for MSRTPRSGWGYRDAGFNTNRNSGNMDRIDGYQIFAELKNGPVTTVFKAFDTRRNQVVLIKLLQAEAAIKEHWRAQFMQESRISAQLNHPNLRRTLHTGTLADQPYIVLEYVEGPTLAELIKQHKKLPIDLCIYIAKELARAIAAVHRSKVLHRDIKPQNIFLSMSGAVKLGDLGSAHELADVSPLTIGTPAYMSPEYILGQEVGESSDLFSLGAVLYEILTGEVAFVNRTLASTLLHVVNWDPVPISKLRPETPAELVITCQKLLAKKSAERYGNAKVVLDDLSFLGRSYGLSTNQRDLAQFLESPETYEGIDLKAVAQRDAARIAGSRLQRIPTLSWGVAAILSASMFLAGVLFIKGLKEYFYGPLVKPPSGSVTAPLPRAFTSANWGYLDLHVGSEGEVLIDGETIGDGPMRALLTLPVGPHEIDINDPFEGVKRKNITINSGDTLRLRIDLNEP
- a CDS encoding GAF domain-containing protein, producing the protein MENEERHNGDALLDALSRISTVINTLQEFDVLLEKIMDIAVETVGAERGFILLNNETGTLKVRIARNITEEKIQDVARISSSVVRQVLQTGEAVLIYDTESEGAFEDMHSIVMYQIRSIACVPLKIKERRIGALYLDSINHRSGFTQTSIPFLMTFANQAAIAIENAQLYQQLQEENRQLRKEVQRVSGFAGIIGESHKMKQIFDTINSLLDSDAPVLIQGESGTGKELVARALHHHGARREKTFVALFCGALPESLLESELFGHKKGAFTGAISDKKGLFETADCGTFFLDEIGDISLTLQTQLLRVLQEGEIKRVGENHVRKVDVRIITATNKNLQEKIKDGSFREDLYYRLNVMNIYLPALRERAEDIPLLVQHFLQLFTEKYRKNIHGFSSAALDRLTRYHWPGNIRELRNTVERAVVHAKGALIGVEDLRLAETNGHLALASNMTVEQLVRKLVEQTLQETGGNVTHAAQRLGVSRRWIQYKQKQWQYGQN
- the argB gene encoding acetylglutamate kinase encodes the protein MEKLFIIKIGGNVIDQPGAYAAFLDDFAQIEGKKILVHGGGKLATDLARTLGIETKMVEGRRITDAETLKVVTMVYAGLINKSIVSGLQSRGCNALGLTGADADVISAKKRQHPTLDYGFVGDIARVNTATIMSFLHAGISPVFAPLTHDGQGMMLNTNADAIAAALAGALLLHFKTSLIYCFDKKGVLASTQEDSVIPRLTLARYHELRKAGIISQGMIPKLDESFAALQAGAQAVILCHASQIRLAAGGETPVGTRLSL